The following proteins are co-located in the Aurantiacibacter atlanticus genome:
- a CDS encoding DUF559 domain-containing protein — protein sequence MTERKTLKVRDTTDADAPELEKKGRGWKISDKRLDVLHDQARDMKRHASDAHKALAARFAKADLGRYTFKRFAVVGSAIVDFNCHNLGMAIAIDEEGADEKLARRRDKSLESVGVRVMHIKAADILENMDEVLARITAGMRLRIGDRGDARRRHDAEHPRQTTPRYDRDGNGPSRSYRKD from the coding sequence GTGACAGAACGCAAAACCCTCAAGGTCCGCGACACAACCGATGCTGATGCGCCTGAGCTTGAGAAGAAGGGCCGCGGCTGGAAGATATCCGACAAGCGGCTCGATGTGCTGCATGATCAGGCGCGCGATATGAAGCGGCACGCTTCCGACGCGCATAAGGCGCTCGCAGCGCGTTTCGCCAAGGCGGATCTGGGGCGCTACACCTTCAAACGCTTCGCCGTGGTGGGCAGCGCGATTGTCGATTTCAATTGTCACAATCTCGGCATGGCTATCGCCATTGACGAGGAAGGCGCGGACGAAAAGCTCGCTCGCCGCCGTGACAAGAGCCTGGAATCGGTCGGTGTGCGGGTGATGCACATCAAGGCCGCCGACATATTAGAAAACATGGACGAAGTCCTCGCCCGTATCACCGCTGGTATGCGTCTGCGCATTGGCGACAGGGGCGACGCCCGCCGCAGGCACGATGCCGAACATCCACGCCAGACCACGCCGCGTTACGATCGTGACGGGAATGGTCCGTCGCGCAGCTACCGGAAAGACTGA
- a CDS encoding quinone-dependent dihydroorotate dehydrogenase — MIYKLLRPALFMFDPERAHGLAIAALKRMPLKPPPSPGGALAIEIAGLNFPNPLGMAAGFDKDAEVPDALSALGFGHVEVGSITPRAQAGNPQPRLFRLTQDAAVINRMGFNNGGAESAARRIAARNTGGILGINIGANKDSADRIADYASMARIMAPLASYLAVNISSPNTPGLRALQDEGELARLLDGMLQAREEAVGQVAGHAPPVFLKVAPDLEPADIDAISRIAIDKGLDALIVSNTTIDRPKLWSRYAGETGGLSGAPLRSKALERLRDFRKATGGAMPLVGVGGIATAQDAWERIRAGASLVQLYSAMIYRGPGIARQITTGLEALMRHEGYSSIAEAVGSE, encoded by the coding sequence ATGATATACAAGCTGCTGCGCCCTGCGCTTTTCATGTTTGATCCCGAAAGGGCGCATGGCCTCGCCATCGCTGCCCTTAAACGCATGCCTCTGAAGCCTCCCCCGTCGCCCGGCGGCGCACTGGCCATCGAGATTGCCGGTCTGAATTTTCCCAATCCGCTTGGCATGGCAGCCGGGTTCGACAAGGATGCAGAAGTCCCCGATGCCTTGTCGGCCCTGGGGTTTGGTCATGTCGAAGTCGGATCCATTACGCCGCGTGCGCAAGCTGGCAATCCGCAGCCTCGCCTGTTCCGCCTGACGCAGGACGCAGCGGTTATCAACCGCATGGGCTTCAACAATGGCGGGGCGGAAAGCGCGGCCCGGCGCATTGCCGCCAGGAATACTGGCGGAATTCTCGGTATCAATATCGGCGCAAACAAGGATAGCGCCGACAGAATCGCCGATTACGCCAGCATGGCCCGGATCATGGCGCCTCTGGCAAGCTATCTGGCCGTAAACATTTCCAGTCCCAACACACCGGGCCTTCGCGCCCTGCAGGATGAAGGCGAGCTGGCGCGGCTGCTCGATGGGATGCTTCAGGCACGCGAAGAAGCTGTGGGACAGGTGGCTGGCCATGCACCACCAGTTTTTCTCAAAGTCGCCCCGGATCTTGAACCCGCCGATATCGATGCCATTTCGCGCATTGCCATCGACAAGGGGCTAGACGCGCTCATCGTCTCTAACACGACAATTGACCGGCCAAAGCTTTGGTCCCGTTATGCGGGTGAAACAGGCGGACTTTCAGGCGCACCGCTCAGAAGCAAGGCGCTCGAACGGTTGCGCGATTTCCGCAAGGCTACGGGCGGCGCGATGCCGTTGGTGGGTGTCGGAGGCATTGCCACAGCACAGGATGCGTGGGAGCGGATCAGGGCGGGTGCCAGTCTCGTGCAGCTCTATAGCGCAATGATTTATCGCGGCCCCGGCATTGCCCGGCAGATTACAACGGGACTGGAAGCATTGATGCGGCATGAGGGATACTCCTCCATTGCAGAGGCAGTTGGAAGCGAATAG
- a CDS encoding SUF system Fe-S cluster assembly regulator → MRLSNLADYAVVIMSAAAGHCGGGRTSAAALACETGLPVPTVQKLVSKLTAAGLLRATRGAGGGLQLARPAAAVSLADIVEAVEGPIALTACVDGTECVVDHNCSVKPHWPLVNSALRGALAQISLVQLTPQQTTEELA, encoded by the coding sequence ATGCGATTGTCCAACCTTGCAGATTATGCCGTCGTCATCATGAGCGCGGCGGCCGGACATTGTGGTGGCGGACGTACCAGCGCGGCTGCACTTGCCTGTGAGACCGGGCTTCCTGTGCCTACCGTGCAAAAGCTGGTCAGTAAATTGACCGCGGCAGGCTTGCTCCGCGCTACCCGTGGGGCAGGCGGCGGATTGCAGCTGGCGCGGCCCGCAGCAGCAGTCAGCCTGGCAGACATTGTCGAGGCGGTGGAAGGGCCGATTGCCCTTACCGCCTGTGTCGACGGGACTGAATGCGTGGTGGATCATAATTGCAGCGTCAAACCGCACTGGCCGCTGGTAAATTCGGCATTACGCGGTGCGCTTGCTCAAATATCGCTGGTGCAATTGACGCCCCAGCAGACAACAGAAGAACTGGCATGA
- the sufB gene encoding Fe-S cluster assembly protein SufB, protein MTEDLDIQDRDAREAAAKAADYEHGWASDIEQEFAPKGLSEDTVRFISAKKGEPEWMLEWRLKAFRLWQTMKEPDWAKVGYPKIDYQDAYYYAEPKAKPKLESLDELDPEIKRVYDKLGIPIAEQEVLAGVEGARKVAVDAVFDSVSVATTFRKELESAGVIFRSISEAIKEYPDLVKKWLGKVVPQHDNYFATLNCAVFSDGTFVYIPEGVRCPMELSTYFRINAENTGQFERTLIVAEKGSYVSYLEGCTAPMRDENQLHAAVVELVAMEDAEIKYSTVQNWYPGNAEGVGGIYNFVTKRGLCQGARSKISWTQVETGSAVTWKYPSCVLNGEDSVGEFYSVAVTNNHQQADTGTKMVHNGKGSRSTIISKGISAGKSNNTYRGLVRVGANADNVRNFTQCDSLLLSSECGAHTVPYIEIKNPSAQIEHEATTSKISDDQLFYAMQRGLGEEEAVALIVNGFAKDVLKELPMEFAVEAQKLLAISLEGSVG, encoded by the coding sequence ATGACTGAAGACTTAGATATTCAAGACCGCGATGCTCGCGAAGCCGCTGCCAAGGCTGCTGATTACGAACACGGCTGGGCAAGCGATATCGAACAGGAATTCGCACCCAAGGGCCTGAGCGAAGATACGGTGCGGTTCATTTCGGCCAAGAAGGGTGAGCCTGAATGGATGCTGGAATGGCGGCTGAAGGCATTCCGCCTGTGGCAGACCATGAAGGAACCGGACTGGGCCAAGGTGGGCTATCCGAAGATAGATTATCAGGACGCCTATTATTATGCGGAGCCCAAGGCCAAGCCCAAGCTCGAATCACTTGATGAACTCGATCCGGAGATCAAGCGCGTATATGACAAGCTGGGTATTCCCATTGCCGAACAGGAAGTGCTCGCCGGCGTAGAAGGTGCGCGCAAGGTTGCTGTGGACGCGGTGTTCGACAGCGTCAGCGTCGCCACCACCTTCCGCAAGGAGCTGGAAAGCGCGGGCGTGATTTTCCGTTCGATCAGCGAGGCGATCAAGGAATATCCCGATCTGGTGAAAAAGTGGCTCGGCAAGGTTGTGCCGCAGCACGATAATTATTTTGCAACCTTGAATTGCGCGGTCTTCAGCGACGGCACCTTCGTCTACATTCCAGAGGGCGTGCGCTGTCCGATGGAGCTCTCCACCTATTTCCGTATCAATGCAGAGAATACAGGGCAGTTCGAACGCACGCTGATCGTGGCCGAAAAGGGGTCTTACGTCTCCTATCTGGAAGGCTGCACCGCGCCGATGCGCGATGAAAACCAGCTCCACGCCGCCGTGGTGGAATTGGTCGCGATGGAAGATGCCGAGATCAAATATTCGACTGTGCAAAACTGGTATCCGGGCAATGCGGAAGGCGTTGGCGGGATCTATAATTTCGTGACCAAACGTGGCTTGTGCCAAGGTGCGCGGTCCAAGATTTCATGGACGCAGGTCGAGACCGGCAGCGCGGTTACGTGGAAATACCCCTCCTGCGTGCTCAACGGTGAAGACAGCGTTGGCGAGTTCTACTCGGTGGCGGTTACTAATAACCACCAACAGGCCGACACGGGAACCAAAATGGTTCATAACGGCAAGGGCTCACGCTCCACCATCATTTCCAAGGGGATTTCGGCGGGCAAGAGCAACAACACCTATCGTGGCCTCGTTCGGGTGGGCGCGAATGCGGACAATGTGCGCAATTTCACCCAGTGCGATAGCCTGCTGTTGAGCTCTGAATGCGGGGCGCACACTGTGCCCTATATCGAGATCAAGAATCCCAGCGCCCAGATCGAGCATGAGGCAACCACCAGCAAGATCTCCGACGACCAGCTGTTTTACGCCATGCAACGCGGACTGGGCGAGGAAGAGGCCGTGGCACTTATCGTCAACGGCTTCGCCAAGGACGTGCTGAAAGAATTGCCGATGGAATTTGCCGTAGAGGCGCAGAAGCTGCTGGCTATCTCGCTTGAGGGGAGCGTGGGGTGA
- a CDS encoding DUF885 domain-containing protein, with translation MKIHLLRTSVLASAALALGACASTQTELAAPAPSASAPAEVAADIQDFFEQYDAASLAMSPQTKAYRGIRDEDYGKWNDQSVEADDARRALRMDYLAQMQGTYDLADLTGQEALSYRLFEAVAARSALLDPFRENGLIFDQMNGEQSGIPAFLINTHTVTNVSDAWAYIARIEGIAPLMETLIARSAARASNRVMPPDWVYPYVLSDIENLLDSGLDNAVLEDFRGKVAKLDISLAEQTALTAKADAAWLASAAPAYGQLRAEMVRQQSIAPTDDGIWRLSDGAQYYDALLSYYTTTDLTADEVHNIGLREVERIHGEMRAIMQQVEFDGSLQDFFQHTRTDERFFYDTREEYLTDVSAVLNAMEARLPDYFVTLPEFELQVKPVEAFREQSAGKAFYQSPAPDGSRPGTYYVNLYNLRDMSANELEALAYHEGLPGHHMQRAIQTGLGDLPPFRRFGGFTAYTEGWGLYSEELGKDMGFYTDPYSDFGRLGMELWRAARLVVDTGIHHKRWSREEAIAYLTQNTPNPDGDIRKAIERYIVYPGQATAYMIGKLKVMELRDRARTSLGDSFDIREFHEVVLINGPVPLDILEEQVDIWIASKLR, from the coding sequence ATGAAAATTCACCTGCTTCGCACCAGTGTACTCGCGTCCGCCGCATTGGCATTGGGCGCCTGCGCTTCGACACAAACAGAACTGGCAGCGCCAGCGCCTTCCGCCAGCGCGCCGGCAGAGGTGGCGGCCGACATTCAAGACTTCTTCGAGCAATATGATGCGGCATCGCTTGCCATGTCACCGCAGACCAAGGCCTATCGCGGCATCCGTGATGAGGATTACGGCAAATGGAATGATCAATCGGTCGAGGCGGACGACGCTCGCCGCGCCTTGCGGATGGATTATCTGGCGCAGATGCAGGGCACTTATGACCTTGCCGATCTGACCGGTCAGGAAGCCCTGTCCTATCGGCTGTTCGAAGCCGTGGCGGCGCGATCTGCCCTGCTCGATCCGTTTCGTGAAAACGGCCTCATCTTCGACCAGATGAATGGTGAGCAAAGCGGCATACCGGCCTTCCTCATCAATACGCACACGGTGACAAATGTCAGCGATGCGTGGGCCTATATCGCCCGTATCGAAGGCATCGCGCCGCTGATGGAGACGCTGATCGCCCGCTCGGCAGCGCGCGCCAGCAATCGCGTCATGCCGCCTGACTGGGTGTATCCCTATGTCCTGAGCGACATTGAGAACTTGCTTGATTCCGGTCTCGATAATGCCGTTCTCGAAGATTTCCGCGGCAAGGTAGCAAAACTGGATATCTCTCTTGCTGAGCAAACAGCCCTGACTGCAAAAGCGGACGCCGCCTGGCTGGCCTCCGCCGCGCCAGCCTATGGCCAGTTGCGTGCGGAAATGGTCCGTCAGCAAAGTATTGCACCAACCGATGACGGGATCTGGCGGCTGAGCGACGGCGCGCAATATTATGATGCGTTGCTGTCCTATTACACCACTACCGATCTCACTGCGGATGAGGTCCACAATATCGGCCTGCGCGAAGTTGAACGTATCCATGGCGAAATGCGCGCGATCATGCAGCAGGTGGAATTTGACGGTAGCCTGCAGGATTTTTTCCAACACACCCGCACTGATGAACGCTTCTTTTACGACACGCGTGAGGAATATCTCACGGATGTAAGCGCGGTGCTGAATGCAATGGAAGCCCGGCTACCCGATTATTTTGTCACGCTGCCGGAATTTGAATTGCAGGTAAAACCTGTCGAGGCGTTCCGCGAACAAAGCGCTGGGAAGGCGTTTTATCAAAGTCCTGCCCCTGATGGATCGCGGCCCGGCACCTATTACGTCAATCTCTACAATTTGCGCGACATGAGCGCGAATGAGCTGGAGGCACTGGCATATCACGAAGGGTTGCCTGGTCACCATATGCAGCGCGCTATTCAGACAGGACTGGGCGATCTGCCGCCTTTCCGCCGTTTTGGCGGCTTCACCGCCTATACCGAGGGTTGGGGACTTTATTCCGAAGAACTTGGCAAGGACATGGGTTTCTATACCGATCCCTATTCCGATTTCGGGCGTCTGGGCATGGAGCTTTGGCGTGCCGCGCGGCTGGTGGTGGATACCGGTATTCATCACAAGCGCTGGAGCCGTGAGGAGGCCATTGCCTATCTCACGCAAAACACACCCAATCCCGATGGCGATATCCGCAAGGCGATCGAACGCTATATCGTATACCCTGGGCAGGCCACCGCCTATATGATCGGCAAGCTAAAGGTCATGGAATTGCGCGATCGCGCCCGCACCAGTCTGGGCGACAGTTTCGATATTCGAGAATTCCATGAAGTCGTGCTGATCAATGGTCCCGTTCCGCTCGATATTCTGGAAGAACAAGTCGATATATGGATCGCATCAAAGCTGCGCTGA
- the sufC gene encoding Fe-S cluster assembly ATPase SufC, whose translation MLKIENLHAEINGKPILKGLSLTVNAGEIHAIMGPNGAGKSTLAYVLGGRPGYEVTGGSVTFMGQDLFDMEPHERAAAGMFLGFQYPVEIPGVSNLQFLREALNSQRKSRGEEPLTGGEFLKLAKEKASLLKLDMDMLKRNVNVGFSGGEKKRNEMVQMGILDPMFAVLDETDSGLDIDALKVVGQGINSIMRDAQKGVLLITHYQRLLDYVQPDFVHILSAGAIVKTGDADLARQLEAEGYDEVMAA comes from the coding sequence ATGCTAAAGATTGAAAACCTTCACGCCGAAATTAACGGCAAACCTATCCTCAAGGGCCTTTCTCTCACCGTGAACGCGGGCGAGATACATGCCATTATGGGCCCCAATGGTGCGGGCAAATCCACGCTCGCTTATGTGCTAGGGGGGCGGCCCGGTTACGAAGTGACCGGCGGATCAGTCACCTTCATGGGGCAAGATCTTTTCGACATGGAACCGCATGAACGCGCCGCTGCCGGCATGTTCCTGGGGTTTCAATATCCGGTAGAAATTCCCGGCGTATCCAATCTGCAATTCCTGCGAGAAGCCTTGAATTCCCAGCGCAAATCGCGCGGGGAAGAGCCGTTAACGGGCGGTGAGTTCCTCAAGCTCGCGAAGGAAAAAGCAAGCCTGCTGAAGCTCGACATGGACATGCTCAAACGCAATGTGAATGTCGGCTTTTCGGGAGGCGAGAAGAAACGCAACGAGATGGTCCAGATGGGCATTCTCGATCCGATGTTCGCGGTTCTCGATGAAACTGACAGCGGCCTCGATATCGATGCTCTCAAAGTAGTGGGGCAGGGTATCAACTCTATCATGCGCGACGCGCAAAAAGGTGTGCTGCTGATCACACATTACCAGCGTCTGCTCGATTATGTGCAGCCTGATTTCGTCCACATCCTCTCAGCTGGTGCCATCGTAAAAACCGGTGACGCCGATCTGGCAAGGCAGTTGGAAGCCGAGGGATATGACGAGGTGATGGCGGCGTGA